In Mycobacterium branderi, the DNA window TTGGCGGGCAACAAGGTTACCTGCGTAGTACCGGTGGCCAGCTGGGCCTGCACGCCGTGGCGGCGCCAACTGAGCATCCGGTCTCGCATGCCCCAGACGATCTGGATTGGATACGCCACGTTACGCAGCGCCGCCCAATAGCGGCCCTGGCTTTCGGCGTTGAGTTCGAAGCCCCGCATGATCTTGAGGAACGCCCGCCCGCCGTCCTCGCCGAACAATAGTGGCTTCCAGCAAGAGATTTCGGCGAGCGGCACATTACGGCTGACCGCGACCATCCGCATGATCGCCTCGAACGCGCCCGGAATGCGCATCGCCTGCAGCCAGGCCTCGCCGAGGCCGCGATGCGCGAACGGCTCCATGGGCCAGGGGCGATGAAACGTTTCGACCGCGACGATCGTGTTGAGCAACGTCATCGAGCGCACGCGATCCGGAACCGCATGTGCCACTTCAAAGCCGACCGGACCGCCGATGTCGTGCAGCACCAGATGGAACCGCTGCAGGGCGAGCGCATCGAGCGCCGAGAGCAGCCAGCGCCCCAACCCACTCCAGCTGTAGTCGAAATCCTTCGGCCGCTCGGCCAGGCCGAGCCCGGGCAAGTCGACG includes these proteins:
- a CDS encoding alpha/beta fold hydrolase → MSSVSRLLDEYRASGRSFTADGISSFVLDDGPRDAPPVVCVHGVPASAYLYRKVVPALARRALRGVAVDLPGLGLAERPKDFDYSWSGLGRWLLSALDALALQRFHLVLHDIGGPVGFEVAHAVPDRVRSMTLLNTIVAVETFHRPWPMEPFAHRGLGEAWLQAMRIPGAFEAIMRMVAVSRNVPLAEISCWKPLLFGEDGGRAFLKIMRGFELNAESQGRYWAALRNVAYPIQIVWGMRDRMLSWRRHGVQAQLATGTTQVTLLPAKHFLQEDCPEEIAAAVQRFVEQRADERGS